DNA from Roseimicrobium sp. ORNL1:
GGAGTCCTGATACGTGACGAACTTCCCGGTGTAGGTTTCAGCGATGACGACGCGGTTATCCAAAGGCAGGACCATGCGCGGCAGCACGAGGTTGTCTGCAAAGATGGTGGTCTTATCCAGGATGCCATCGCCATTGCTATCGGTGAGTCGGGATACGCGTGAGTGCGGTTCGTCTTCACCCGTGGCCTTCACATCGTGCATGTAGGTGCGCATCTCAGCGACGTACATGTGCCCATCACCATCCCACGTGCAGAGCACGGGATGCACAACGGTGGGCTCAGCGGCGACGAGCTCAAGGCGATAACCCTCCGGCACGTGGATGCGATCCATCGCTTCCTTCGTGGTGAGATCCATCCGCATCGGTTCCTTGGGAATACCACCGGGGAAGCGGCGACTCGTGCGATCGTCCGTGGGGAAATCCCCCGGGATGGTGGTCTTGCATTGGCCAGTGACGAGCCACTCTATGGAGCGTAGGAACGTGGTCTGAAACCCGACACAGGCCAGTGGGCCTGAGTTCTCGCCCACGTGACCCATCACATTGGTCACCACCTTTCCTTTGCCATAAGGCACCCACCAGAGCACCGGCTCATGCTTGCCGGTGCCTTGATACTTCGTATCATCGAAGGCACTGAGCAGGATGTTCACATTCTCCGCAGGGCCGCGCTGGCCGTGATAGAGCTCATCCTTCACATGCTTCCACAAACGTGGCATGCCGGCGGTGATTGGATGTTTGTCATTGCGCACAGTGACCTGCCAGTCCCACTGCTTGCCATGTCCGGAGGAGCGCCCTTTGCCAGCAGGCTCACGCACCACGGTACCGTCGTCTTCAAGATAGAGACTGGCTCCGTAGATGGTGTGGCGCCAGAGCAGGCCCACCATTTTTTCATATTCCGTCCATCCGGTGAAGCTGTTGTTGGCGGCGTGGACAAGTGCCACCGAGCCACCTTCAGCCACATATTTCTCGAAGGCCGTCTTCACCCGCTGCGGCCACATCTCGCCGTTGTAGTCGAGCACGATGCACTGGTACTTCTGGAACTGCGGATCCCACGCGTCCCATTCCGAGGCGGGCGCCCCTTTCGCAGGAGTGTTGGATTCCTCCGCGACAAAGCCCGGCTGGCCGTTGAGCAAGGTCAGCAGGAACTCATTGCCGATCTCCCAGTTGTGATTGTTCTGTCCTCCAATCACCAGTACTGAAGTGGCATCCTTCGACTTCGCCACCGTCGGCGCTGGTGATGATGCAGGAGACGTCTTCTGCGCCAGCAAGGCGTGGGAGGTAAAGGAGAGGGTCAGCAGGAGCGCACCCAGACGGAGACCAGACTTCAACAACGAGCGCTTGATCACGGAGATGATGAACAGTGATGGAACAGAGGTGGAGTAAGCCCGGGCACCACCTTCTCGCGACTTGGGGGGCTTTCCGTGAGACAGTGATGCTCCGGGCTTCGCCGACAAAGTTGGATGCATTCCGTCAGGCCGTCATCTTCTGCCGTATCCCCGAAAGCGGGGAGGCGGGCGTGAGGGCGAGTTGCTCGTTTTAGAGCTCAGGAAAAATGCTTCGCCACCGCTTCGGTGCGGTTCTTCACCCGCAGCTTGGCGCAGATGTTTTTGACATAGGTGCGCACCGTTTCGGTGCCAATGCCCAGCTTGTCGGCAATCTCCTTGTAGATATATCCTGAGGCCAGCAGTTCGATCACTTCGCTCTCGCGCGGTGAGAGCTTTTCCGTCTCCTGTGCCGGTTTCGCGGGGCCGTGAAAGTACTGCACCACTCTTCGCGCAATGTGTGCCGAGAACTGCGCACCACCGGAATGCACATCCCGTATCGCCTCGAACAATTTCTCCGGCGCACTCGACTTCACCAGATAGCCACTCGCGCCCGCCTTGAGCGCGCGGAAGATGCGCTCCGCGTCCTCATAGACAGTGAGCATGATGAACTCCAGATCCGGCAGACTTTTCTTGAGCACAGCCACGCAATCAATGCCGGACATCCCGGGCAACTGGATGTCCATCAGCACCACGTCGGGAGGATTGGTGGGGATCAGTCGCACCGCTTCTTCGCCCGAGTTCACCGCGTACAAACACTCGATGTCGTGGGCGCTTTTGAGCACCAGCAGGAGTTGCTCGCGCAGTCCTGGATCATCTTCGACAATCACGACCGTCTTCTTTTGTTTCATCAGCTTACGTCGCGGGAGAAGAGAATGCTCGCCTGGAAGGCGCAGAGGGGATGGGGACTTCGAATCGGACGGTGGTGCCGTCGCCAGGTGTGCTTTGGAAGGAAACGGTGCCGCCCAGTGTTTTCATGCGACGGGTCATGTTCTCGAGCCCGTTGCCTGGAGCCACCGTCTGGGAATCAAAACCGCGTCCATTATCGGTGACCAGGATGGTGAGGCGCGGATCGGTGAACTCCATGCGCACGGTGATCTCCGTCGCTGCGGCATGCTTGATGGCGTTGTGCAGCGCTTCCTTCACAGTCAGGGTAACATTGTGTCGCACTTCGCTGGAGACGGGGCGCTCACCGGGCACTTCACAGGAGTGAATGCGGCAGCGGATCTGAGCGGTATCGCAGAAGGTCTGCGTCAGCTGGCAGAGATAGTTCACCAGCGCTTCCAGGTGATCATGCTCGGGATTCACCGTCCACACGGTTTGATAGAGCGCGGTCACCAGTTCACGTGCCATGCCGGATATGCGCTGGAAGCTCTCCCGTGAAGCAGCGCTCTGCGGTTCATTCTCCGCGAGGCCACTCATCAGAGAGATGTGGGTCAATCGTGCTCCGAGATCATCATGCAAGTCGCGCGCGATGCGCAGGCGTTCCTGCTCCACCAGGCGCTCCTGTTCGAGGCGTGCGAGATGCTGGTGAATGCGCCGCCGGATGACCGCGCGGCACACCAGCCAGAGTAACAGGCCGCCAAGGATCAAGACGGCGACCCAGAACCACGCGCTTTTCCAAAATGGCTGCAACACGACGAAGAAAAGCTGACGGGGTGCCGTGAGTGACTTGCCAGTAGCATCCAATTCCTCACTCCAGAAGGTGTACGTGCCGGGATTCAGGTGGCCGTAATTCACATCGAAGCGATTGCCCATGCCGATGTCATACATCTCCGACCATTCCACGGTGAGCATCTCGCCGGGCTCCACGCGCGGCGCTCCGGCCCGCAGCAGATTCCACTCCGCATGCGCGCCGGGATCGTCATCCAGGATGCAGAAGGCCTCGCCCTCGCTCGCGGATACCACCTTGGCCATGGAGGGGCGGGTGCCGCTGCGTCCCCAGCCCTGCGTGATGGAAGCCTGCTCTCCAACGCTGGAGCCTGAGCTGGTTTGATAGACAAGGTGCGTGCCCGAGGGCGAAGCGCCCGTGACTTTCAGCGCTCGTACCGCGTAGATCCCCATGGCCGTGGGTGGGCCGGAGGAGGAAATCGCGACGGTCACCGATGTAGCGCCGGGAGGCACTCGCACGGTTTCACTTCGTGGGGTGAAGGTGGAGGACTCTACCTCGCCGCGCCACCCCGCACTGATGCCGTCCACGGGAAAGAGCCGTTGCCACACCTGGTCTCCTGCAGAGTCGGCAAACCGCACCATGAGGCCCATCTCACTTCCAATCTGGCGCCAGTCTTCATCCACTCCGTCCAGTTTGAAACGCATGCGCCTGCATCCCTCTGGATCTTGCTGGGCAGATTTGCCAAGCCGGAAACTGACAGCCTTGGGGAGCGCGGGGACGCGGTTGCCGCCTTGAGAGGTGGAGAAAGGCTTGCCGTCCACCAGCATCTCCACGGGTGCGGGTGCAGTCGGCGTGGACGGAGTCGAGTCCGCGCCCGGCAGAGCGACAGTCCACCCGCTCCACAGCAGCGGTGCCACCAGCCAGCACCATGCCTGACGCCCGAATGGCGTGAGTGACGAAACGGATGCCGGAGGCGGAAGCGAAAGCACAGGAAAAGCTAACGCACGTGCAAACCGGTGTCACTTCCCATGGTGATGGCGCCAAGCGGAGCGGGATGGTTGCCACACCGACCCCCCATTCGGGGGATGGAATTCCATGCCCGGAAAATGTTAAAAAGTTGAGGGTCGCTGTCCGAAAAGCGCCAGCCGCCGCCTTTGGGTCCCGTACCCCGTATCCTCCTTTGAGAGAACGCGATCTCACTGGGGGATATGAGTACAGGCTAGCTACCGCGCTTGATTTTGCACCGTCCCCATGAAGTCACTCCTTTTGCCGATTCTCTGCTTCACCGCCGGTTCCGCGTTTGCTGCGGGCGTCGATGGGGAGGCAGACGCCCGGCGTGCCGCCCTGAAGTTCTTTGAGAATGAGGTCCGGCCGGTGCTGGTGAGCCGGTGCTTTGAATGCCATGCGGAGAAGAAGCAGAAGGGTGGCCTGCGCGTGGATAGCCTGGGATACCTGACCACGGGTGGGGAATCGGGCACAGCCCTGGTACCGGGAAATCCTGGCAAATCCCTCCTGATTCAGGTGGTCCGCCATGAGGTGGAGGACCTGAAGATGCCGCCCAAGGAGAAGCTCACGGACAAGGAGATTGCCGTGCTGGAACAGTGGGTGAAGCTCGGCGCTCCTTGGCCGGACAGTGAGAAGTCGGAGGCTCTGACCGAGGCGCGGGACAAGTACGGATTCACCGAGGCGAACCGGAAGTACTGGGCCTTCCAACCAGTTTCCAATCCCAAGCCGCCTGTGGTCAAAGGCACGTGGGCCCGGACGGACATCGACCGGTTCATTGCCAAGAAGCATGAGGAACTGGGCCTTACGCCAGCGCCCGAGGCAAGCCGACAGGAGCTGGTGCGCCGTCTTTACTTCAACCTGCATGGCCTGCCACCCACACGCGAGCAGGCGGATGCGTTTGTAAACAGCAAGGACCCCCAGGCTTATGAAAAGCTGGTGGATGAATTGCTCGCCAGCCCCCGCTACGGCGAGCGCTGGGCTCAGCATTGGCTGGACCTCACGCGCTATGCGGAAAGCGACGGTTACAATCAAGATGCCTTGCGCCCCGCTGCCTGGACGTACCGCGACTATGTCATCAAGAGCCTCAACGCGGACAAGCCCTATGACCAGTTCGTGCGCGAGCAGCTCGCCGGAGATGAAATGGATCTGAAGAATCCAGAAGTGCTCGTCGCCACCTCCTATCTTCGCGCGCCCATCTATGAGTACAACCAGCGCGATGCGCGTGGGCAGTATGAAGTCATCCTCACCGACATGACGGACAATGCCGGGGAACTGTTCCTCGGCCTCAGTATGGGGTGTGCCCGCTGCCATGACCACAAGTTCGACCCCATCCTCCAGGAGGACTACTACCGGCTCCGTGCCTTCTTCTCCCCCGTGCGCTGGCGCGATGACATGAAGCTCGCGACAGACGCGCAGAAGGAAGAATACGCCAAGGCGCTGGCGAAGTGGGAGGCTGCCACGGCAGACATCCGCTCGCAGATCGATGCGATCATCGAGCCGATGATCCAGAAGAACATCGACAACGCCTACAAGCGTTTCCAGGCGGACATTCGCGCCATGGTGGACAAGAAGCCGGAAGAGCGCGAGCCGCAGGACTGGCAGTTCTCCTATTTCTGCGAGCGGCAGATGGCCTATGAACGCGAGCGTTTCGATGCACTCAAGTCCATCAAGAAGCCTGAGGAGAAGGAGCGCTATCTCGCACTCGTGAAGGAGCTGGAGAAGTTCAACGACATCAAGCCTGCACCGCTGGTCGATGCCTTCGTCGCGACGGATGCTTCGGCAAAAGGGCCACCGAATCTGCTGAAGACGCGCAAGGGTGAGAAGGACGTGCCGCCCGGCTTCCTCACGCTCGTCGAGCCGGAAGTCCCGACCATCCAGCCCATGGCAAACTCCACGGGCCGCAGGACCGCGCTGGCGAACTGGATTGTCCGGCCGGAGAACCAGCTCTCCACCCGGGTGATCACGAATCGTGTGTGGCACTACTTGTTTGGCAGAGGGCTGGTGGCCACACCCAATGACTTCGGCAAGCTCGGGGAAGTTCCCTCGCATCCCGAGTTGCTGGACTACCTGACGCAGCGCTTCCTCAAGGGAGGATGGAGCCTCAAGAAACTGCAGCGGGAAATCCTGCTCTCCGCCACGTACAAGCAGACGGCCCACCGCGCCGTACCGGATGTGGCGGCGAAGATTGACCCGGCGAACAAGTACCTGTGGCGCTTCAACCCACGCCGGCTGGATGCCGAGCAGGCCCGCGATGCGATGCTGGCTGCGAGTGGTGAGCTGGACCTTCAGGGAGGCGGCCCCTCCACAGATGGCAATGGCCTGCGCCGATCCATCTACACCATCAAGAAGCGCAACAATCAAACCGAACTCCTGCGCAGCCTCGATGCGCCGGCGGGCTTCGCCAGCACCTCGGAGCGCCAGAGCACCACCACGCCCACCCAGGCACTGCTCATGGTGAATGGTGACTGGACATTGGCCCGCGCCAAGAAGCTGGCGAGCCGTGTCTCTTCCATTGAAGACGTGTGGCAGTACGCCCTGGGACGTGCTCCTTCGGCCAAGGAGATTCGGCTGGCGGAAGGATTCATCGACAAGCGCATGTCTGAACAGGAAGTGCCCCCTGCGCCAACACCTGAGGAACTGGCCAATGCGAGCCAGTTCAAGGAGAACACTCCCCAAGAGAGACTCGTGGCCAGCACGGATGAGAAGGAGGGAGATGAGTTCACCGTGGAAGCAGTCGTGAAGCTCGACAGCATCGATGCGGCAGCCTCCGTGAGGACCATTGCCTCCCGCTGGAACAATGGGCACGATGGCGTGGAGGACTTCGGCTGGAGCATCGGCGTTACGGGAGAGAAGTCGCGGTTCAAGCCACGCAATCTTATCATCCAGCTCGTGGGTGAGGATGAGAATCGCAACCTCGCGTATGAGCCCATCGCCTCCGACCTGAGACTGGAACTCGGTGTGACGTACCATGTGGCGGTGGATGTCTCGTGCACCACCCACACCGTCACCTTCCGCGTGAAGCAAGTGGGCAAGCCAAATGCGCCCGAGCTCACTTCGGTGGTGCCTCATGCCGTGCGCTCAGGCCTGGGCAAGGGGGATTCCGATCTGGTGATTGGTGGTGTGGCGAAGCGTGCGCCTTCTCACCAGTGGGATGGCCGCATTGAGAGCGCCCGCGTGGTACGCGGACACCTTCCCGAAGCGGCGCTGAACCCTGATGCGGATCAGTGGGCCGTGCCTGCCATCGCCGCCTGGAATGCCAAGAATGGTCCGGTGACTCCGCTGAAGTGGGCGGATGCGGACCGCAAGGGTGAGTCGGCCGACCCGCGCCAGCAGGCGCTCGCCGACCTCTGCCACGTGCTGCTGAACGCGAACGAATTTCTCTACCTTCACTAAGCCCCTGCCATGCCCTGCAACAACTTCGACATTCCCACGTCCCGTCGTCAGTTCCTCCGCCGTGCTGGCTGCGGCTTTGGCGCCGTGGCTCTTGCCGCGTTGATGAAGGAGCCTGTGCTGGGAGCTGCCAGTCCAGGGAGTCCTGCCCTGACACGTATCCCGCAACACTTCGGCCGCGCCAAGAGCGTGATCTTCTGCTTCATGGAAGGCGGACCCAGCCACCTGGACACCTTCGACAGAAAGCCACTGCTCAACCAACTCGCTGGCCAGCAGTTGCCGCCCAGCTTCAAGGAGCCCGTGCTCGCCATGGGTGAGAGCGGAGCCCCGCTGTTGGAATCACGCCGCACCTGGAAGCAATATGGGCAGAGCGGGCTGTGGGTTTCGGACTGGTTCCAGAATGTCGCCGAGCACGCAGATGATCTCACGGTCATCAACTCCTGTGTCTCGGACGGCATCAATCATGCCGGTGGCGTCTGCCAGATGAATACCGGCTCCATCTTCGGCGGCCGTCCCTCTCTCGGCGCCTGGGTGAATTACGGCCTGGGCTCGGCGAATCACGACCTGCCGGGGTTTGTGGTCATCAAGGACAGCGAAGGCACCGTGGTGAACGGCGTGCGAAACTGGGGCAGCGGCTTCATGCCGGCCGTGCATCAGGGCGTGGAGTTCGGCTCAGACGCGCAGCCCATCAAATACCTCACTCCTCCCAAGGGCGTGAGTGCGAAGCAGCAGCGGGACAAGCTGGATCTGCTGGCAGAACTCAATCGCGACTACAACACCACCCGCGTGGACAACACGGAGCTGGAGGCTCGCATCCGCGCTTATGAACTGGCCTACACCATGCAGTCAGAGGCACCGCAGGCCGTTGACTTGAGCAAGGAGTCGGAGGCCACCAAGAAACTCTACGGCATGGATGCGCCGGAGACCGCGGTGTACGGACGCAACTGTCTCCTCGCGCGTCGCCTCGTCGAGCATGGAGTGCGGTTTGTGCAGCTCTACAGCGGTGCCGGCAGCAAGTGGGACTCCCACAACAAACTGGAAGAAAATCATGGCAGGCTCTGCCGCGCGGTGGATCGGCCCATTGCGGGCCTGCTCACGGATCTGAAACAACGTGGCCTGCTGGATGAGACCCTCGTGATCTGGGGCGGAGAATTTGGCCGCACACCCATGAGCGAACAAGGTGGAGGCCGCGATCACAATCCCAACGGCTTCACCATGTGGATGGCCGGTGGTGGTGTGAAAGGCGGCCAGACCATTGGCGCCACGGATGAGCTCGGGCTCTATGCCGTGCAGGACAAGATGCACGTGCATGACCTGCACTCCACGATCCTACACCTGCTGGGTGTGGATCACACCCAGCTCATCTATCATCACAAGGGACGCCCTGAACGCATTGACCAGAACGAAGGTCACGTGAACAAGGCGATCCTCGGGTGAGAAGACTCCTGATCACGCGCCGATGACCTTGCCGTCGCTGTGAGTGATGACCACGGTGGCGGGGCGTGGGCGACCGCCGGACTGACCGTCGGGCCAGGTGCTCACGGCCTTGGGATCGTCGTGATGGCTGGGTTCGTTTTCTGTGGGACGCTCGCCCGGGTGCTGGATGTTCACGAACATGGTCTTGAGATCCGGCGTGAAGGCTAGGCCGGTGATCTCGCATCCTTTGGGTCCGGTGAGGAAACGGCGCACGAGGCCGGTCTCGGGATCCGCGGCCAGCATCATGTTGTTGCCAAGGTTCTTGTAGTCCTTCTGACCCAGCTTGGATGAGGAGACATCGGTCTGGATCCAGAGAATGCCGCGCGGATCGAAGGTGAGGCCGTCCGGGCTGCCGAAGATGTCCCCCTTGATGTTCACCTTCGGTTCCTTCTCGTTTACAGGTGGGATGGAAGGATCGCCTGCCAGGAGGAAGATGCTCCAGTGGAAAGTGTCTGCTGCGGCATCACCTCCCGTTTCTTCCCAATTGATGATGTGGCCGAAGGAATTCTTCGTGCGCGGGTTCGCCTCGTCGATTTTTGAAGACCCTTCGCCGCGGGAACTGTTGTTCGTCAGGGTGACAAACACCTTGCCGGATTTCGGATGAATGGCGACCCACTCCGGGCGGTCCATCATGGTGGCGCCCACGGCATCCGCCGCCTGACGCGTGCGCACGGAGATGTCGTGTTGATCCTCAAACTTGTCTGCCTTGGTCAGGCCCGGCTGTCCATGAACGAGCGGAATCCACTTGCCGGTGAAGTCGCCATTGAACTTCGCCACATAAAGGGTGCCCTTCGTCAGCAGATCGAGATTGGACTCGCGATTCGCCGGATCGTAGGTGCCAGCGCTGACGAACTTGTAGATGAATTCGTTTTTCTCATCGTCACCCATGTAGACGACCGCGCGCTTGTCCTTGCTCAGGGTCACCGCAGCGTTCTCGTGCTTGATTCTGCCGAGCGCGGTGTGCTTGCGAGGAACAGAGTCGGGATTGGTGGGATCGATCTCCACTACGAATCCAAATCGGTTGGGCTCATTCGGATCTTCCTGGAGGTCGAAGCGTTTGTCATGCTTCCACCAGTGGT
Protein-coding regions in this window:
- a CDS encoding DUF1549 domain-containing protein, encoding MKSLLLPILCFTAGSAFAAGVDGEADARRAALKFFENEVRPVLVSRCFECHAEKKQKGGLRVDSLGYLTTGGESGTALVPGNPGKSLLIQVVRHEVEDLKMPPKEKLTDKEIAVLEQWVKLGAPWPDSEKSEALTEARDKYGFTEANRKYWAFQPVSNPKPPVVKGTWARTDIDRFIAKKHEELGLTPAPEASRQELVRRLYFNLHGLPPTREQADAFVNSKDPQAYEKLVDELLASPRYGERWAQHWLDLTRYAESDGYNQDALRPAAWTYRDYVIKSLNADKPYDQFVREQLAGDEMDLKNPEVLVATSYLRAPIYEYNQRDARGQYEVILTDMTDNAGELFLGLSMGCARCHDHKFDPILQEDYYRLRAFFSPVRWRDDMKLATDAQKEEYAKALAKWEAATADIRSQIDAIIEPMIQKNIDNAYKRFQADIRAMVDKKPEEREPQDWQFSYFCERQMAYERERFDALKSIKKPEEKERYLALVKELEKFNDIKPAPLVDAFVATDASAKGPPNLLKTRKGEKDVPPGFLTLVEPEVPTIQPMANSTGRRTALANWIVRPENQLSTRVITNRVWHYLFGRGLVATPNDFGKLGEVPSHPELLDYLTQRFLKGGWSLKKLQREILLSATYKQTAHRAVPDVAAKIDPANKYLWRFNPRRLDAEQARDAMLAASGELDLQGGGPSTDGNGLRRSIYTIKKRNNQTELLRSLDAPAGFASTSERQSTTTPTQALLMVNGDWTLARAKKLASRVSSIEDVWQYALGRAPSAKEIRLAEGFIDKRMSEQEVPPAPTPEELANASQFKENTPQERLVASTDEKEGDEFTVEAVVKLDSIDAAASVRTIASRWNNGHDGVEDFGWSIGVTGEKSRFKPRNLIIQLVGEDENRNLAYEPIASDLRLELGVTYHVAVDVSCTTHTVTFRVKQVGKPNAPELTSVVPHAVRSGLGKGDSDLVIGGVAKRAPSHQWDGRIESARVVRGHLPEAALNPDADQWAVPAIAAWNAKNGPVTPLKWADADRKGESADPRQQALADLCHVLLNANEFLYLH
- a CDS encoding sensor histidine kinase; amino-acid sequence: MLSLPPPASVSSLTPFGRQAWCWLVAPLLWSGWTVALPGADSTPSTPTAPAPVEMLVDGKPFSTSQGGNRVPALPKAVSFRLGKSAQQDPEGCRRMRFKLDGVDEDWRQIGSEMGLMVRFADSAGDQVWQRLFPVDGISAGWRGEVESSTFTPRSETVRVPPGATSVTVAISSSGPPTAMGIYAVRALKVTGASPSGTHLVYQTSSGSSVGEQASITQGWGRSGTRPSMAKVVSASEGEAFCILDDDPGAHAEWNLLRAGAPRVEPGEMLTVEWSEMYDIGMGNRFDVNYGHLNPGTYTFWSEELDATGKSLTAPRQLFFVVLQPFWKSAWFWVAVLILGGLLLWLVCRAVIRRRIHQHLARLEQERLVEQERLRIARDLHDDLGARLTHISLMSGLAENEPQSAASRESFQRISGMARELVTALYQTVWTVNPEHDHLEALVNYLCQLTQTFCDTAQIRCRIHSCEVPGERPVSSEVRHNVTLTVKEALHNAIKHAAATEITVRMEFTDPRLTILVTDNGRGFDSQTVAPGNGLENMTRRMKTLGGTVSFQSTPGDGTTVRFEVPIPSAPSRRAFSSPAT
- a CDS encoding PhoX family phosphatase — translated: MNPASSPAPLQSFESVVADALSRRDFVRMGLGSLAVGFFAGSASAEEAATTSLFGFQGVPISSNDEVKVPQNYTPKVLYAWGDPVDGQGPAFQPDASNSADDQMKQAGMGHDGMQWFPWPGDDADRSDRGLLVMNHEYTDQGLLFKDGVEPMTEEKVRKSQAAHGVSVIAVEKKDGEWKVVPSKWSRRVTARTPMKLTGPAAGCKHVQTKADPKGQEVLGTFNNCASGKTPWGTYLACEENVHGYFGSDAADFKPGDDLKRYGFSATGAAFETTSLYHWWKHDKRFDLQEDPNEPNRFGFVVEIDPTNPDSVPRKHTALGRIKHENAAVTLSKDKRAVVYMGDDEKNEFIYKFVSAGTYDPANRESNLDLLTKGTLYVAKFNGDFTGKWIPLVHGQPGLTKADKFEDQHDISVRTRQAADAVGATMMDRPEWVAIHPKSGKVFVTLTNNSSRGEGSSKIDEANPRTKNSFGHIINWEETGGDAAADTFHWSIFLLAGDPSIPPVNEKEPKVNIKGDIFGSPDGLTFDPRGILWIQTDVSSSKLGQKDYKNLGNNMMLAADPETGLVRRFLTGPKGCEITGLAFTPDLKTMFVNIQHPGERPTENEPSHHDDPKAVSTWPDGQSGGRPRPATVVITHSDGKVIGA
- a CDS encoding DUF1501 domain-containing protein, which produces MPCNNFDIPTSRRQFLRRAGCGFGAVALAALMKEPVLGAASPGSPALTRIPQHFGRAKSVIFCFMEGGPSHLDTFDRKPLLNQLAGQQLPPSFKEPVLAMGESGAPLLESRRTWKQYGQSGLWVSDWFQNVAEHADDLTVINSCVSDGINHAGGVCQMNTGSIFGGRPSLGAWVNYGLGSANHDLPGFVVIKDSEGTVVNGVRNWGSGFMPAVHQGVEFGSDAQPIKYLTPPKGVSAKQQRDKLDLLAELNRDYNTTRVDNTELEARIRAYELAYTMQSEAPQAVDLSKESEATKKLYGMDAPETAVYGRNCLLARRLVEHGVRFVQLYSGAGSKWDSHNKLEENHGRLCRAVDRPIAGLLTDLKQRGLLDETLVIWGGEFGRTPMSEQGGGRDHNPNGFTMWMAGGGVKGGQTIGATDELGLYAVQDKMHVHDLHSTILHLLGVDHTQLIYHHKGRPERIDQNEGHVNKAILG
- a CDS encoding response regulator transcription factor, translated to MKQKKTVVIVEDDPGLREQLLLVLKSAHDIECLYAVNSGEEAVRLIPTNPPDVVLMDIQLPGMSGIDCVAVLKKSLPDLEFIMLTVYEDAERIFRALKAGASGYLVKSSAPEKLFEAIRDVHSGGAQFSAHIARRVVQYFHGPAKPAQETEKLSPRESEVIELLASGYIYKEIADKLGIGTETVRTYVKNICAKLRVKNRTEAVAKHFS